A genomic region of Cannabis sativa cultivar Pink pepper isolate KNU-18-1 chromosome 1, ASM2916894v1, whole genome shotgun sequence contains the following coding sequences:
- the LOC115707807 gene encoding probable sugar phosphate/phosphate translocator At3g11320, protein MKGKSRLFTIGLVTSWYSSNIGVLLLNKYLLSNYGFKYPIFLTMCHMTACSLLSYIAIAWMKMVPMQTIRSWVQLMKIAALSFIFCISVVFGNISLRYLPVSFNQAIGATTPFFTAVFAYLMTFRREAWLTYLTLVPVVTGVIIASGGEPSFHLFGFIICIAATAARALKSVLQGILLSSEGEKLNSMNLLLYMAPIAVIFLLPATLIMEDNVVGITLALARDDVKIIWYLLFNSALAYFVNLTNFLVTKHTSALTLQVLGNAKGAVAVVVSILIFRNPVSVTGMLGYSLTVMGVILYSEAKKRSK, encoded by the exons ATGAAGGGGAAGAGCCGTTTGTTTACGATCGGTCTGGTTACCTCATGGTACTCCTCCAACATTGGGGTACTCTTGCTCAACAAGTACTTGCTTAGCAACTATGGCTTTAAGTATCCGATCTTCCTTACCATGTGCCACATGACCGCTTGTTCTCTGCTCAGCTACATCGCCATAGCGTGGATGAAGATGGTCCCTATGCAGACCATAAGATCTTGGGTCCAATTGATGAAGATCGCGGCGCTCAGCTTTATCTTCTGCATTTCTGTTGTGTTTGGGAACATTTCGCTTAGGTATTTGCCCGTGTCTTTCAACCAGGCTATTGGAGCTACCACGCCTTTCTTCACAGCCGTCTTCGCTTACCTTATGACCTTTAGGAGGGAGGCTTGGCTCACCTATCTGACTCTCGTTCCTGTTGTTACCGGAGTCATAATCGCAAGTGGG GGTGAACCGAGTTTCCATCTATTTGGTTTCATAATTTGTATAGCAGCTACAGCTGCCAGAGCACTCAAATCGGTTCTTCAAGGAATTTTGCTTTCTTCTGAAGG GGAAAAGTTAAACTCAATGAACCTCCTCCTGTATATGGCTCCAATAGCTGTTATCTTTCTACTTCCTGCAACACTTATCATGGAGGACAATGTAGTTGGTATAACACTAGCTCTTGCACGAGATGATGTCAAGATCATATGGTATCTGCTGTTCAATTCAGCATTAGCATATTTTGTTAATCTGACCAACTTTTTGGTTACAAAACACACCAGTGCTTTGACTCTCCAG GTGCTAGGAAATGCAAAGGGAGCTGTAGCAGTGGTggtttcaattttaattttcagAAATCCAGTTTCTGTGACTGGAATGCTTGGTTACTCTCTTACAGTCATGGGAGTTATCCTATACAGTGAAGCCAAGAAAAGAAGTAAATGA